The Littorina saxatilis isolate snail1 linkage group LG15, US_GU_Lsax_2.0, whole genome shotgun sequence genome contains a region encoding:
- the LOC138948726 gene encoding sodium/glucose cotransporter 4-like has protein sequence MADEPVTSTHHTPGLTHVGDISVVVIYFVLVMAVGLWSLCRPNRGSVKSYFLAGRSMSWWPVGASLFSSNIGSEHFVGLAGTGAAVGIAMVMYEWNSMLLVILLGWLFLPVYMSAGVYTLPEYMEKRFGGFRLRVYLSCLSLVLYIVTKLAVSIYAGALFIKLALDWNMYISIAGLLLITGIYTVLGGLAAVIYTDTFQTAVMTVGAIVLSVISFNKIGGYEALQEKYMMAIPSVRPSNTSSCGVPRQDAFHIFRDPVNSDNPWPGLLLQSSLGCMWYWCCDQVIVQRSLAAKNLSHAKAGSIMAGYLKLTPLFFMIFPGMISRALFPDSVGCVDPKVCEEFCENAVGCSNIAYPKLVLELLPVGLRGLLMAVMLSAIMSSLTSIFNSSATLFTMDLWRRFRRRSTERELLIVGRIFVLLLCVVAIFWIPLVKSSQGGQLFNYIQAVQGYLGTPIGALFIFAILWKRMNERGAFFGIMAGHVCGVIRMAMDFAYPAPGCDEEEDTRPSMLAAVHYTYFGMINFLVSSIAIVLFSYTAPKQPDNQLRGVTWWTRVDKAENTDIQDKPSSSKVMEMADGEAADDGGEVVVEEGKCHRWFDFICGIPTTKSREKPEITEEQRREFLHEAPRWRTFLNVQAAIAMVIMAFLTGYYH, from the exons GTGGGTGCCTCCCTGTTCTCCAGCAACATCGGATCGGAGCACTTCGTGGGTCTGGCGGGAACAGGGGCTGCTGTCGGCATCGCCATGGTCATGTACGAGTGGAAT TCTATGCTGCTGGTCATTCTGCTGGGCTGGCTCTTCCTCCCTGTCTACATGTCCGCTGGG GTCTACACACTACCAGAGTACATGGAGAAGCGGTTTGGTGGCTTCAGGCTGCGTGTTTACCTGAGTTGTCTGTCCTTGGTCCTATACATCGTCACCAAGTTGGCC GTAAGCATCTACGCTGGGGCCctgttcatcaaactcgccttGGACTGGAACATGTACATCTCTATCGCTGGTCTGCTGCTCATCACTGGAATTTACACTGTACTcg GGGGGCTGGCTGCAGTGATCTACACGGACACCTTCCAGACGGCCGTCATGACCGTTGGTGCCATCGTTCTTTCCGTTATCA GTTTCAACAAGATCGGGGGCTACGAGGCGCTTCAGGAGAAGTACATGATGGCCATCCCCAGCGTGAGGCCCAGCAACACGTCGTCGTGCGGCGTGCCTCGCCAAGACGCCTTCCACATCTTCAGGGACCCCGTGAACTCCGACAACCCCTGGCCCGGCCTGCTGCTGCAGTCCAGTCTGGGCTGCATGTGGTACTGGTGCTGCGACCAGGTGATCGTGCAGCGCTCGCTGGCCGCCAAGAACCTGTCCCACGCCAAGGCCGGCTCCATCATGGCGGGCTACCTCAAGCTGACTCCGCTCTTCTTCATGATCTTCCCGGGCATGATCTCGCGCGCCCTTTTCCCGG ACTCGGTAGGGTGCGTGGACCCCAAGGTGTGTGAGGAGTTCTGTGAGAACGCTGTGGGCTGCTCCAACATCGCCTACCCCAAGCTGGTGCTGGAGCTCCTGCCTGTCG GGTTGCGAGGCCTGCTGATGGCGGTGATGCTGTCGGCCATCATGTCGTCCTTGACCTCCATCTTCAACTCCTCCGCCACGCTCTTCACCATGGACCTCTGGCGCCGCTTCCGTCGTCGCTCCACTGAGAGGGAGCTGCTCATTGTCGGCAG GATCTTTGTGCTGTTGCTGTGCGTGGTGGCCATATTCTGGATTCCCCTTGTCAAGTCCAGCCAAGGGGGACAACTCTTCAACTACATCCAGGCCGTACAGGGTTACCTGGGGACCCCCATAGGCGCGCTCTTCATCTTTGCCATTCTGTGGAAAAGAATGAACGAGAGg GGGGCGTTTTTCGGCATCATGGCGGGTCACGTGTGCGGTGTGATTCGCATGGCCATGGACTTTGCCTACCCGGCGCCGGGCTGTGACGAGGAGGAGGATACCCGGCCCTCCATGCTGGCCGCTGTCCACTACACGTACTTCGGCATGATCAACTTCCTCGTCTCCTCCATCGCCATCGTCCTCTTCAGCTACACGGCCCCCAAGCAGCCCGACAATCAG TTACGGGGCGTGACGTGGTGGACACGGGTGGACAAGGCTGAGAACACGGACATACAGGACAAGCCATCGTCCAGCAAAG TGATGGAGATGGCTGACGGGGAGGCGGCGGACGACGGGGGTGAGGTGGTGGTGGAGGAGGGCAAGTGTCATCGCTGGTTCGACTTCATCTGCGGCATCCCCACCACCAAGTCTCGCGAGAAGCCCGAGATCACGGAGGAGCAGAGACGAGAGTTCCTGCACGAGGCTCCGCGCTGGCGCACGTTCCTCAACGTTCAGGCAGCCATTGCCATGGTGATCATGGCTTTCCTGACCGGATACTACCACTGA